Genomic DNA from Candidatus Dadabacteria bacterium:
CTCTACCCTATGGCCTTGATCTCAACAACCAGATCGACGTCGGCAAGTCAGCCACCCGGATGGTAGTGAGAACGCAGACGCTCTCGTCAAACGAAGTGATCGCTCTTGATCAGCGCGTGCGGCAATGGCTCGCAGGCCACGCGCCGAATATTTCCGGTCAGGTGAGTGCCGGCACCACGTTGATGTTTGCCAATCTCGGCCGCCGAAATATTATTTCCATGCTCGCTGGGACCACGCTCGCCCTCGTTGGAATTTCCTTTATTCTCATCTTTGCACTGCGATCATGGCGACTCGGAATCACGAGCATGGTCCCAAATCTGATTCCCGGGGCATTGGGCTTCGGCATATGGGGTTTGACAGTCGGACAAGTGGGAGTATCACTTTCGATGGTAACAGCCATGACTTTGGGTATCGTGGTCGACGACACTGTCCACTTTCTCAGCAGGTACCAGCGGACTCGACGCGAACTCGGTTCCACCTCTGCTGACGCGGTACTGACTGCCTTTCGAACCGTGGGTCAGGCACTGCTTACGACCTCGCTTGTGCTTGTGGCAGGCTTTGTCGTGGTGAGTTTTTCCAATTTCGAACTCAATTCAGCGATGGGCAAGCTCACAGCGCTTGTAATCGCCTTGGCCCTAGTGGCCGATTTCCTCCTCCTGCCACCGCTTCTGATGAAGTTTGACGCGAATGCTGACGGCGTCCTGCCTCCTCTGAATTCTTGAGAGATTTTCACCCTCTCGTTTTTTCTCGCTCGCTCCTTATGAGTGAAACGACTTCCTCAGTAGATATATTCGCTTTTACAGAAGGAACGTCTAGAGGGGAAGTGGGTGCATGTTCCGGCACCAGCGCGTATGTCCTGCCGTCTCTTCGACGTATCAATACTTTTCCAGTTGATTCCGCTTTATCTAGAACGCTGGATAGCTTTTGTCTAGCTTCCGAGTATGTATAGATTTCCATCTTATTCCTCCACATTTACGAGACTAATGCCGAGTTGTCCTGCCGTGTTTTTCATTGCGAGATCCAGTGTCAACAAGGGTGCACGATACCGCACGGCACAATC
This window encodes:
- a CDS encoding type II toxin-antitoxin system Phd/YefM family antitoxin, with the protein product MEIYTYSEARQKLSSVLDKAESTGKVLIRRRDGRTYALVPEHAPTSPLDVPSVKANISTEEVVSLIRSEREKTRG